The following coding sequences lie in one Mesorhizobium sp. NZP2298 genomic window:
- the efeO gene encoding iron uptake system protein EfeO: protein MTVTPQSPVLPRTAVRIGLALSLVLLVAAAAAFTHATRVAQKGRHLAASATSVAITGKSCEPNELSVTAGRHVFQIENRSDRAVEWEILDGVMVLEERENIAPGFTQTLATRLEPGDYAITCGLLSNPRGRLHVLPAANAGAVQKPDLAAYIGALAEYKVFLATETDAFVQAAGTFADAVKSGDLAAAKTLYPPAETAYAHLTPVSPLFSDLDAAIDGRADAFGQREADLAFGGLHRLEYGLFHQGSADSLAPVADRLVSDAASLKTRIHDLRIMPESMVSGSVAILERLTAPGPDFGDSPYAHGDLTSFEAAVTGVRKVFDLLRPVAVKTAPDIMASLDKDFAVLGDMIAMRRAEASDALSDPAKAELGKAATVLAGDLSRLRESMDLSQ, encoded by the coding sequence ATGACCGTGACGCCGCAATCCCCCGTATTGCCGCGCACGGCGGTCCGCATCGGCCTGGCGCTTTCCCTCGTGCTGCTGGTCGCGGCTGCCGCCGCCTTCACCCATGCGACACGGGTCGCGCAGAAAGGACGCCATCTCGCGGCATCGGCGACCTCGGTGGCGATCACCGGAAAATCCTGCGAGCCCAACGAGCTGAGCGTCACCGCTGGTCGTCATGTGTTCCAGATCGAAAACCGCTCCGACCGCGCCGTGGAGTGGGAAATCCTCGACGGCGTGATGGTGCTGGAAGAGCGCGAGAACATCGCGCCGGGCTTCACCCAGACCTTGGCGACGCGGCTCGAGCCCGGTGATTACGCCATCACCTGCGGCCTGCTCTCGAACCCACGCGGCAGACTGCATGTGCTGCCGGCTGCCAATGCCGGCGCGGTGCAAAAACCCGATCTCGCTGCCTATATCGGCGCGCTTGCCGAATACAAGGTTTTCCTGGCGACCGAGACCGATGCCTTCGTCCAGGCGGCCGGCACCTTCGCCGACGCGGTCAAATCGGGCGATCTGGCGGCGGCAAAGACGCTCTATCCGCCGGCCGAGACCGCCTACGCGCATCTGACCCCGGTGTCGCCGCTGTTTTCCGACCTCGATGCGGCGATCGACGGGCGCGCCGACGCGTTCGGCCAGCGAGAGGCCGATCTGGCTTTCGGTGGCCTGCACCGCCTCGAATACGGGCTGTTCCACCAGGGCAGCGCCGACAGCCTCGCGCCGGTCGCCGACAGGCTGGTGAGCGACGCAGCATCGCTCAAGACGCGCATCCACGATCTGCGCATCATGCCGGAGAGCATGGTCAGCGGATCGGTTGCAATCCTGGAGCGGCTCACCGCGCCAGGCCCGGATTTCGGCGACAGCCCCTACGCGCATGGCGACCTTACCTCCTTCGAGGCGGCGGTGACGGGCGTCCGCAAGGTGTTCGATCTTTTGCGTCCAGTGGCAGTCAAGACCGCGCCTGACATCATGGCGTCGCTCGACAAGGATTTCGCCGTGCTGGGGGACATGATCGCGATGCGCCGTGCGGAAGCCTCCGACGCGCTCTCCGATCCCGCCAAGGCCGAGCTTGGCAAGGCAGCAACCGTGCTCGCCGGCGATCTCTCCCGATTGCGTGAAAGCATGGACCTCAGCCAATGA
- a CDS encoding TetR/AcrR family transcriptional regulator — protein sequence MSIAERKERQRAERYELILSAARELAEAEGWDAVTTRRLADLINYSQPVLYSHFKGKADIMAAVATRGFEDLATRLTKEAASGAGAPDVLRNVCAAYLDFARSRPVVYEAMFVLPTKIKFASEETPPALRAAFAALVNALGPDRQDSVFLAEVLWSALHGMVVLEQSERIPAFGAEDRLKILVQKFSTVQ from the coding sequence ATGTCGATCGCCGAACGCAAAGAGCGCCAGCGCGCGGAGCGCTATGAACTCATCCTGTCCGCGGCCCGCGAACTCGCCGAAGCCGAGGGCTGGGACGCCGTCACCACCCGACGTCTCGCGGACCTGATCAACTACAGCCAGCCGGTTCTCTACAGCCACTTCAAAGGCAAGGCCGACATCATGGCCGCAGTGGCCACCAGAGGATTCGAGGACCTTGCGACGCGATTGACAAAGGAAGCGGCGAGCGGTGCCGGCGCTCCGGACGTTTTGCGCAATGTCTGTGCCGCTTATCTTGATTTTGCCCGTTCGCGGCCAGTTGTCTATGAGGCAATGTTCGTCCTGCCGACAAAGATCAAATTCGCCAGCGAGGAAACGCCGCCGGCGCTGCGTGCCGCCTTCGCCGCCCTTGTCAACGCACTCGGCCCCGATCGGCAAGACTCGGTGTTCTTGGCCGAAGTGCTGTGGAGCGCATTGCATGGAATGGTCGTGCTCGAGCAATCAGAACGTATCCCCGCTTTCGGCGCCGAGGATCGATTGAAAATTCTCGTCCAGAAGTTCAGCACCGTTCAATGA
- a CDS encoding GtrA family protein — MNRLVRFVFAGGTGFVADAAALWLLLSFTPLGPFAARVLSIGFALCVTWQINRHLTFAPSRRGMAREGARYGGVGVATSIVNYLVYSAILLALPGAPPLAALAIASLAAMALSFLGYSRLVFDR; from the coding sequence GTGAACCGCCTCGTCCGCTTCGTTTTTGCCGGCGGAACCGGTTTCGTCGCCGACGCGGCGGCACTCTGGCTGCTGCTCAGTTTCACGCCGCTCGGGCCCTTCGCCGCCCGCGTGCTGTCGATAGGCTTTGCGCTCTGCGTCACCTGGCAGATCAACCGGCACCTGACCTTCGCGCCCTCGCGCCGCGGCATGGCACGAGAAGGCGCCCGCTATGGCGGCGTCGGCGTCGCCACCAGCATCGTCAACTACCTCGTCTATTCCGCGATCCTGCTCGCGCTGCCGGGAGCGCCGCCGCTTGCCGCCCTCGCCATCGCCTCGCTGGCCGCCATGGCGCTGTCCTTCCTCGGCTATTCCAGACTGGTCTTCGACCGTTGA
- a CDS encoding glycosyltransferase, whose translation MPQDHEPVIAVLLPCYNEEPTIAEVVRRFREALPAATVYVYDNNSKDLTALRARAAGAIVVREPRQGKGNVVRRMFADIDADIYLMADGDGTYAPEDAPQLINTLLTERSDMVVGTRRGVADDAGRAGHAFGNRVFNGLYKWLFGSDFTDIFSGYRVFTRRFVKSFPAVSGGFEIETEMSVHASQLKLPVSEIALDYGRRPVGSSSKLSTFGDGARILWMFAMLMKETQPLRFFGAFSLFFLASSLFLMAPVLVEFAETGLVPRIPTWVLSVGLLLLSMLAAVTGLILDSVSRGRAEQKRIFYLSMPSGRAERRTSAIAPAAAKVAPGKTPRAA comes from the coding sequence ATGCCGCAAGACCACGAACCTGTCATCGCCGTGCTCCTGCCTTGCTACAATGAGGAGCCGACCATTGCCGAGGTGGTGCGGCGGTTCCGCGAAGCGCTGCCGGCCGCCACCGTCTATGTCTATGACAACAATTCGAAGGACCTGACGGCCCTGCGCGCCCGAGCCGCCGGTGCCATCGTCGTGCGCGAGCCGCGCCAGGGCAAGGGCAATGTGGTGCGTCGCATGTTCGCCGACATCGATGCCGACATCTATCTGATGGCCGATGGCGACGGCACCTATGCGCCCGAGGACGCGCCACAGCTGATCAACACACTGCTGACCGAACGTTCCGACATGGTGGTGGGCACCAGGCGCGGCGTCGCCGACGATGCCGGACGGGCCGGCCATGCTTTCGGCAACCGTGTCTTCAACGGACTCTACAAATGGCTGTTCGGCAGCGATTTCACCGACATCTTCTCCGGCTACCGCGTCTTCACCAGGCGCTTCGTCAAGAGCTTTCCAGCCGTCTCCGGCGGCTTCGAGATCGAGACCGAAATGTCGGTACACGCCTCGCAGCTCAAATTGCCGGTCAGCGAAATCGCGCTCGACTATGGCCGCCGGCCGGTCGGGTCGTCGTCGAAACTGTCGACCTTTGGCGACGGCGCCAGGATCCTGTGGATGTTCGCCATGCTGATGAAGGAGACGCAGCCGCTGCGCTTCTTCGGCGCCTTTTCGCTGTTCTTCCTGGCCTCGAGCCTCTTCCTGATGGCGCCGGTGCTGGTCGAGTTCGCTGAAACCGGCCTTGTCCCGCGCATCCCGACCTGGGTGCTGTCGGTCGGTTTGCTGCTCCTGTCCATGCTTGCGGCGGTGACCGGGCTGATCCTTGATTCGGTGTCGCGCGGGCGGGCCGAACAGAAGCGCATCTTCTATCTCTCCATGCCTTCGGGCCGTGCCGAGCGGCGCACCAGCGCGATCGCGCCCGCCGCGGCAAAGGTCGCGCCGGGCAAGACACCCCGGGCAGCCTGA
- a CDS encoding putative bifunctional diguanylate cyclase/phosphodiesterase: protein MQTPFGTGQASRESTDLAFTDPLTGLGNHRRFFDKVDRLISDRADDPAPFTVGILDLDGFKPINDLFGHKAGDDILIQVAMRLRASMDGHSTVCRIGADEFAFLYPLVFSEEAAAEKSRMLIEILSAPYDVGERTARLSASVGCSLFYSGDETTEILINKAETALYHAKRSGRGRVVVYTREMEEAAKRVTRIEQALRRAVSAGEVEPHFQPIVDLTTRRTIGFETLARWTDRDLGAVPPTVFIPIAEERGIIGPLSQLVLRKATEAARSWPNDLFLSFNLSPSQLVDQNTGLHILAILDRTGFDPRRLEIEITETGLMNDPASAAQIVEDLRRVGIRVSLDDFGTGQSSLGRLREFHFDKLKIDRAFVSSILDDRPSEHIIRAILAMCEGLGMDVVAEGIEEEAQADRLVQFGCAGGQGYLFGRPVDADATLGYLRDSFRGALRAKAI from the coding sequence ATGCAAACTCCGTTTGGCACCGGTCAGGCAAGCAGGGAGAGCACGGATCTGGCCTTCACCGATCCGTTGACCGGGCTTGGCAACCATCGCCGCTTCTTTGACAAGGTCGATCGCCTGATCAGCGACCGCGCCGACGATCCCGCGCCGTTTACCGTCGGCATTCTCGACCTTGACGGCTTCAAGCCGATCAACGACCTGTTCGGCCACAAGGCCGGCGACGACATCCTGATCCAGGTCGCCATGCGGCTGCGCGCCTCGATGGACGGCCACTCGACAGTCTGCCGCATCGGCGCCGACGAATTCGCCTTCCTCTATCCGCTGGTGTTCTCGGAGGAGGCGGCGGCGGAAAAATCCCGCATGCTGATCGAGATCCTGTCGGCGCCCTATGATGTCGGCGAACGAACCGCCAGGCTGTCGGCCTCGGTCGGCTGCTCGCTGTTCTATTCCGGCGACGAGACCACCGAGATCCTCATCAACAAGGCCGAAACGGCGCTCTACCACGCCAAGCGCTCTGGCCGGGGCCGGGTCGTCGTCTACACGCGTGAGATGGAAGAGGCGGCCAAGCGCGTCACCCGCATCGAGCAGGCGCTTCGCCGTGCCGTCTCGGCCGGCGAGGTTGAGCCGCATTTCCAGCCGATCGTCGATCTCACTACGCGTCGCACAATCGGCTTCGAGACGCTGGCGCGCTGGACCGATCGCGACCTCGGCGCGGTGCCGCCGACGGTCTTCATCCCCATCGCCGAGGAACGCGGCATCATCGGCCCGTTGTCGCAGCTGGTGCTGCGCAAGGCGACCGAGGCGGCCAGGAGCTGGCCGAATGACCTGTTCCTGTCCTTCAACCTTTCGCCCTCGCAGCTCGTCGACCAGAACACCGGCCTGCACATACTGGCGATCCTCGACCGCACCGGCTTCGACCCGCGCCGCCTCGAGATCGAGATCACCGAGACCGGCCTGATGAACGATCCGGCCTCGGCGGCACAGATCGTCGAGGATCTGCGCCGCGTCGGCATCCGAGTCTCGCTCGACGATTTCGGCACCGGCCAGTCCTCGCTCGGCCGCCTGCGCGAATTCCATTTCGACAAGCTCAAGATCGACCGCGCCTTCGTCTCCTCCATTCTCGATGACCGGCCGTCCGAACACATCATCCGCGCCATTCTGGCCATGTGCGAGGGGCTCGGCATGGACGTGGTCGCCGAAGGCATCGAAGAAGAAGCGCAGGCCGACCGCCTGGTCCAGTTCGGCTGCGCCGGCGGGCAGGGCTATCTGTTCGGCAGGCCGGTCGATGCCGACGCCACGCTCGGCTATCTCCGCGATTCCTTCCGGGGCGCCTTGCGCGCCAAGGCGATCTGA
- a CDS encoding DUF4267 domain-containing protein has protein sequence MLQTGYVLSGLIAAAIMFLGARFWWAPHAASADFGIAGSPPSSTGFAAWLSVKGTRDIASGLFVILLMANGSPRLLGEFMLIASLIAFGDMVTVLRSRGNRALAFGMHGLTGLVIVATGACLILGAK, from the coding sequence ATGCTACAAACTGGATATGTGCTTTCCGGCCTGATCGCGGCCGCAATTATGTTCCTCGGTGCACGCTTTTGGTGGGCTCCTCACGCCGCTTCGGCGGACTTCGGCATTGCCGGTTCACCCCCGTCATCGACAGGATTTGCCGCGTGGCTGTCCGTGAAGGGCACGCGCGATATCGCGTCGGGCCTTTTTGTCATCCTGCTCATGGCCAATGGCTCGCCGCGCCTGCTCGGCGAATTCATGCTCATCGCAAGCCTCATCGCGTTTGGCGACATGGTGACAGTCCTCCGTTCGCGGGGAAACCGCGCCCTCGCCTTCGGCATGCATGGCCTTACAGGGCTGGTCATCGTCGCAACTGGCGCGTGCCTCATCCTGGGCGCCAAGTAA
- the efeU gene encoding iron uptake transporter permease EfeU, with protein sequence MLVPFLIMFREGVEAALIVGIIASYLDRTGRGAWMPVVWIGIFLALAFSLGVGAVLQFASVEFPQKAQELFEAIIGLVAVCVLTSMVFWMRKAARSIKAELHNSIDAAFETPSRKGFGLIAMVFLAVAREGVESVFFLLAAFQQENSLAPLAALAGVLLAAAVGYGIYAGSVRLNLRRFFRWTGAFILIVAAGLLANSVNALHEAGVWNHGQRIVFDISGVLPMDSPLGSVLSGIFGYIDAPTVSEIAIYLGFLLPSLWLFLADRPGLQSATASKQGRPAT encoded by the coding sequence ATGCTGGTACCGTTTCTGATCATGTTCCGCGAGGGCGTCGAGGCCGCGCTGATCGTCGGCATCATCGCCAGCTACCTCGACCGCACCGGCCGTGGCGCCTGGATGCCGGTGGTGTGGATCGGCATTTTTCTGGCGCTCGCCTTCTCGCTCGGCGTCGGTGCCGTCCTGCAATTCGCCAGCGTCGAGTTTCCGCAGAAGGCGCAGGAACTGTTCGAAGCCATCATCGGGCTGGTCGCCGTCTGCGTGCTGACATCGATGGTGTTCTGGATGCGCAAGGCGGCCCGTTCGATCAAGGCGGAGCTGCACAATTCCATCGACGCGGCCTTCGAGACGCCATCGCGCAAAGGCTTTGGCTTGATCGCCATGGTCTTCCTGGCCGTGGCGCGCGAAGGTGTCGAGTCTGTGTTCTTCCTGCTCGCCGCCTTCCAACAGGAAAACAGTCTTGCGCCGCTGGCGGCACTTGCCGGCGTGCTGCTGGCCGCGGCTGTCGGCTACGGCATCTATGCCGGCAGCGTGCGGCTCAACCTCAGACGCTTCTTCCGCTGGACCGGCGCCTTCATCCTGATCGTCGCCGCCGGCCTTCTCGCCAATTCGGTCAACGCGCTGCATGAGGCCGGCGTGTGGAACCATGGGCAGCGGATCGTCTTCGACATCAGCGGCGTGCTGCCGATGGACAGCCCGCTGGGCTCGGTGCTTTCAGGCATTTTCGGCTATATCGACGCGCCAACGGTCAGCGAGATCGCCATCTATCTCGGCTTCCTCTTGCCGTCGCTGTGGCTCTTCCTGGCCGACCGGCCGGGTCTGCAATCGGCAACGGCCTCCAAACAAGGGCGGCCGGCGACATGA
- a CDS encoding YifB family Mg chelatase-like AAA ATPase translates to MVARVRTVAFQGIEAVPVDVQVMIAPGKVGMQIVGLPDKAVAESRERVQAALHASGLSMPSKKVTVNLAPADLPKEGSHYDLPIALGLMAALGAIPGDMLAGYVVLGELSLDGTIAAVAGALPAAIGANAEGKGLICPFACGPEAAWAGKDFDILAPRSLIAIANHFRGTQVLSRPEAGIHASARDLPDLADIKGQETAKRALEVAAAGGHNLLMVGPPGSGKSMLAQRLPSILPPLAPKELLEVSMIASVAGELGEGKLTDRRPFRAPHHSASMAAMVGGGIRARPGEVSLAHHGVLFLDEFPEFTPQTLDALRQPLETGDCMIARANHRVTYPARIQLVAAMNPCRCGMAGEPGYRCLRGERCRTDYQARISGPLLDRIDLRIEVPAVSASDLIRPDRAEKSAAAALRVARARTLQRERFERLGVTSATTNAHCAPAVIEDIAMPDAAGLSLLRDASEKLAFSARAYHRVLKVARTLADLDASETVGRIHLAEAISYRMSSERVAQAA, encoded by the coding sequence ATGGTGGCGCGGGTTCGCACGGTCGCTTTCCAGGGCATCGAGGCCGTGCCGGTCGACGTGCAGGTGATGATCGCGCCCGGCAAGGTCGGCATGCAGATCGTCGGCCTGCCCGACAAGGCGGTGGCCGAAAGCCGCGAGCGCGTGCAGGCCGCGCTTCATGCGTCGGGCCTGTCGATGCCGTCGAAGAAGGTGACGGTCAATCTGGCGCCGGCTGACCTGCCCAAGGAAGGCAGCCACTACGATTTGCCGATCGCGCTCGGGCTGATGGCAGCCCTTGGCGCCATTCCGGGCGACATGCTGGCCGGCTATGTCGTGCTTGGCGAACTCTCGCTCGACGGCACGATCGCCGCTGTCGCCGGCGCCTTGCCGGCGGCGATCGGCGCCAATGCCGAAGGCAAGGGGCTGATCTGCCCGTTCGCCTGCGGGCCGGAAGCGGCGTGGGCCGGCAAGGACTTCGACATTTTGGCACCGCGCAGCCTGATCGCCATCGCCAACCATTTCCGTGGCACGCAGGTGCTGTCGCGGCCGGAGGCCGGCATCCACGCCTCGGCGCGCGACCTGCCCGACCTTGCCGACATCAAGGGCCAGGAGACGGCCAAGCGGGCGCTGGAAGTGGCGGCGGCGGGCGGCCACAATCTCTTGATGGTCGGCCCGCCCGGATCGGGCAAATCGATGCTGGCGCAGCGGCTGCCGTCGATCCTGCCGCCGCTGGCGCCGAAGGAATTGCTGGAAGTCTCGATGATCGCCTCGGTGGCGGGCGAGCTTGGCGAAGGCAAGCTGACCGACCGGCGGCCGTTTCGCGCCCCGCACCACTCGGCCTCGATGGCGGCGATGGTCGGCGGCGGCATACGCGCACGGCCGGGCGAGGTGTCGCTGGCGCATCACGGCGTGCTGTTCCTCGACGAGTTCCCCGAATTCACACCGCAGACCCTCGATGCGCTGCGCCAGCCGCTGGAGACCGGCGACTGCATGATCGCGCGCGCCAACCACCGCGTCACCTATCCGGCGCGCATCCAACTGGTGGCGGCGATGAACCCGTGCCGCTGCGGCATGGCCGGCGAGCCGGGCTATCGCTGCCTGCGCGGCGAGCGCTGCCGCACCGACTACCAGGCGCGCATTTCCGGTCCGCTGCTCGACCGCATTGATCTCAGGATCGAAGTTCCCGCGGTCTCGGCCAGCGACCTGATAAGGCCGGACCGGGCGGAGAAGAGTGCAGCGGCGGCGCTGCGCGTGGCACGCGCCCGCACCTTGCAACGCGAGCGTTTCGAACGGCTCGGCGTGACCAGCGCCACCACCAACGCGCATTGCGCGCCGGCCGTCATCGAAGACATCGCCATGCCCGACGCCGCCGGCCTGTCGCTGCTCAGGGACGCCAGCGAGAAACTCGCCTTCTCGGCGCGGGCCTATCACCGCGTGCTGAAGGTCGCGAGAACGCTGGCCGATCTCGACGCCAGCGAAACCGTCGGCCGCATCCATCTGGCCGAGGCGATTTCCTATCGCATGAGCTCGGAGCGGGTGGCGCAGGCGGCGTAA
- a CDS encoding GtrA family protein has protein sequence MGTARGTSAGKSDIAFALLAALLLLVLNACAGFSQLANPAGDNDSLLQLVEVRDLLAGQGWFDLHQYRMGLEGGFVMHWSRLLDAPLALAILAVSVLTGSTSLAEQIVQIVWPTLQFFLAMFFIIRAARAFAGAHAVLPAAVVGGAALYYIGIFSPGALDHHNVQLMLTLASLALLLEAPTRRSAAFVAGICATLTLAIGMESAPYAGALGAVVALLFLAAGDAERLIARDFGLGVAGVSALVFVTTIPVSSWGQAQCDTFSVVQFAVTGLAGAGLAVIASLRAANATAARRLTSLGLLAVTLALVVVLLFPQCLAAPYAHLDPRLQQMWLGHIEEAQSIVQLVSDDPARVVARFATPLVAIVLMALRFSHGGWRRQDSLVGALLIVAVLVSAWEVRGSTFSIAFAVIPLSAWIAKWRQQAETSPSSGSMLRMAAAWLISVNAIWSGAAQAASNAFETGAPASDASTDAPCNSKASFAALGTMPPTTVLAISNLGSPILAFTGHRVFAGPYHRNVAGNLLVFDALLGSAADAKAIVESHHVGLVALCRGNAESRLFAAKAPDGFLAGLMRGSVPDWLEPVAGTRGTPLELYRVKSSS, from the coding sequence ATGGGCACAGCAAGGGGAACTTCCGCAGGGAAGTCCGATATCGCGTTCGCGCTGCTCGCCGCCTTGCTGCTGCTGGTCCTCAATGCCTGTGCCGGGTTCTCGCAACTGGCCAATCCGGCGGGCGACAATGACAGCCTGCTGCAACTGGTCGAGGTCCGCGATCTGCTGGCCGGCCAGGGCTGGTTCGACCTGCACCAGTACAGGATGGGGCTGGAAGGCGGCTTCGTCATGCACTGGTCGCGGCTGCTCGACGCGCCGCTGGCGCTTGCGATCCTCGCCGTTTCGGTCTTGACGGGCAGCACCTCCCTGGCCGAACAGATCGTGCAAATAGTCTGGCCTACCCTGCAATTCTTTCTCGCGATGTTCTTCATCATCCGCGCGGCGCGCGCCTTCGCCGGGGCACACGCGGTGCTGCCCGCCGCCGTCGTTGGTGGCGCGGCCCTGTACTACATCGGCATTTTTTCGCCCGGCGCGCTCGATCATCACAATGTCCAGCTGATGCTGACCCTGGCGAGCCTCGCCCTGCTGCTTGAGGCACCCACGCGCCGATCGGCCGCGTTTGTCGCGGGCATCTGCGCGACGCTGACACTGGCCATCGGCATGGAAAGCGCTCCCTATGCCGGAGCCCTCGGCGCGGTCGTCGCGCTGCTGTTTCTCGCCGCGGGTGATGCCGAAAGGCTGATCGCCAGGGATTTCGGCCTCGGCGTCGCCGGCGTCTCGGCCCTTGTCTTCGTCACCACCATCCCTGTTTCATCCTGGGGCCAGGCCCAGTGCGACACATTCTCGGTCGTGCAATTCGCGGTCACCGGGCTTGCCGGAGCTGGTTTGGCTGTCATCGCCTCCCTGAGGGCCGCCAACGCAACGGCTGCCCGGCGCCTGACCTCGCTTGGCCTGCTTGCCGTCACGCTCGCTCTGGTCGTGGTTCTGCTGTTCCCGCAATGCCTGGCGGCGCCCTATGCCCATCTCGACCCGCGCCTGCAGCAGATGTGGCTCGGCCATATCGAGGAGGCGCAGTCGATCGTCCAGCTCGTCTCCGATGACCCGGCCAGGGTGGTGGCGCGTTTTGCCACGCCGCTGGTGGCGATTGTGCTGATGGCGCTTCGCTTCAGCCATGGCGGCTGGCGGCGGCAGGACAGCCTCGTCGGCGCGCTGCTGATCGTTGCGGTCCTGGTCAGCGCCTGGGAAGTACGCGGCTCGACCTTCTCCATTGCCTTCGCGGTGATCCCGCTTTCGGCCTGGATCGCCAAATGGCGGCAGCAGGCCGAGACCAGCCCGTCCAGCGGCTCGATGCTCAGGATGGCCGCGGCCTGGTTGATCTCGGTCAATGCGATCTGGTCGGGCGCCGCTCAAGCCGCATCGAACGCCTTCGAGACCGGTGCACCCGCCAGCGATGCCAGCACCGATGCGCCCTGCAACAGCAAGGCTTCGTTCGCGGCACTCGGCACGATGCCCCCCACCACGGTCCTTGCCATCTCCAATCTTGGCTCGCCGATCCTCGCCTTCACCGGTCATCGCGTTTTCGCCGGTCCCTACCATCGCAACGTCGCTGGAAACCTGCTCGTGTTCGATGCCTTGCTGGGCTCGGCCGCCGACGCGAAAGCCATCGTCGAAAGCCACCATGTCGGCCTTGTCGCGCTCTGCCGCGGCAACGCGGAAAGCCGGCTGTTCGCGGCCAAGGCGCCGGACGGCTTCCTGGCCGGGCTGATGCGCGGCAGCGTCCCGGACTGGCTGGAGCCGGTGGCGGGAACCCGTGGCACGCCACTTGAACTCTACCGCGTCAAATCAAGCAGCTGA
- the gshB gene encoding glutathione synthase, whose translation MKLKIAVQMDHISAVSIAGDTSFALSLEAQRRGHQLFHYTPDRLSLRDGKVFARIEEMQLRDEKGNHYSLGDKVRTDLSEIDVILLRQDPPFDMNYITTTHILERIHPKTLVVNDPAWVRNSPEKIFVTEFSDLMPETLITKDPLEVAAFRKEFGDIIIKPLYGNGGAGIFHLLEADRNLASLLEMFGQLFREPYIVQRYLKEVRKGDKRIILIDGEPVGAINRVPAEHDSRSNMHVGGRAEKTELTEREREICARIGPSLRERGFILVGIDVIGDYMTEINVTSPTGVREVQRFGGADIASLFWDAVEDKRK comes from the coding sequence ATGAAGTTGAAAATCGCCGTCCAGATGGACCATATCTCCGCCGTGTCGATCGCCGGCGACACGTCTTTCGCACTGTCGCTGGAGGCACAGCGGCGCGGTCACCAATTGTTCCACTATACGCCCGACCGGCTGTCGCTGCGCGACGGCAAGGTATTTGCCCGCATCGAGGAGATGCAGCTGCGCGATGAGAAGGGCAATCACTACTCGTTGGGCGACAAGGTGCGCACCGATCTCTCCGAAATAGACGTCATCCTGCTGCGCCAGGATCCGCCCTTCGACATGAACTACATCACCACCACACATATACTGGAGCGCATCCATCCGAAGACGCTGGTCGTCAACGACCCGGCCTGGGTGCGCAACAGCCCGGAAAAAATCTTCGTCACCGAATTTTCCGACCTGATGCCGGAAACGCTGATCACCAAGGACCCGCTGGAGGTGGCCGCCTTCCGCAAGGAGTTCGGCGACATCATCATCAAGCCGCTCTACGGCAATGGCGGCGCCGGCATCTTCCATCTGCTGGAGGCCGACCGCAACCTCGCCTCGCTGCTCGAAATGTTCGGCCAGCTTTTCCGCGAGCCCTATATCGTGCAGCGCTACCTGAAGGAAGTTCGCAAGGGCGACAAGCGCATCATCCTGATCGACGGCGAGCCGGTCGGCGCCATCAACCGGGTACCGGCCGAACACGATTCCCGCTCCAACATGCATGTCGGCGGACGCGCCGAGAAAACCGAGCTGACGGAACGCGAGCGCGAGATATGCGCCCGCATCGGACCATCGCTCCGGGAACGCGGCTTCATCCTGGTCGGCATCGACGTCATCGGCGACTACATGACCGAGATCAATGTGACGTCGCCGACCGGCGTGCGCGAGGTACAGCGTTTCGGCGGCGCCGACATTGCCAGCCTGTTCTGGGACGCGGTCGAGGACAAGCGGAAGTAA